One genomic segment of Hordeum vulgare subsp. vulgare chromosome 2H, MorexV3_pseudomolecules_assembly, whole genome shotgun sequence includes these proteins:
- the LOC123425324 gene encoding elongation factor 1-delta 1-like isoform X2, producing MAATFNVNAEAGLKKLDGYLLSRSYISGYQASKDDLAVYSEFSVAPPSTCTNVARWYNHIDALLKLSGVTAPGQGVKVLSSIVPETSTTDVAEAPAADDDDDSDVDLFGEETEEEKKAAEERAAKAKASTKKKESGKSSVLLDVKPWDDETDMVKLEEAVRSIKMEGLLWGASKLMPVGYGIKKLQIMMTIIDDLVSVDTLIEDHLCVEPANEYIQSCDIVAFNKI from the exons ATGGCGGCTACCTTCAATGTTAACGCTGAGGCAGGCCTTAAAAAGCTTGATGGCTACCTTCTGTCCCGCAGCTACATCTCTGG ATACCAAGCTTCCAAGGATGACTTGGCTGTGTATTCTGAATTCTCAGTTGCTCCACCATCGACTTGCACCAATGTTGCAAGGTGGTACAATCACATTGATGCGCTCCTGAAGCTGAG TGGAGTTACTGCCCCTGGTCAAGGTGTGAAGGTTCTGTCATCAATTGTCCCTGAAACCTCAACTACTGATGTTGCTGAG GCTCCTGCagctgatgatgacgatgacagcgATGTTGACCTTTTTGGAGAGGAAaccgaagaggagaagaaggcagCTGAAGAGCGTGCTGCCAAAGCGAAGGCATCTACCAAGAAGAAAGAAT CTGGCAAGTCATCAGTTTTGCTTGATGTTAAGCCATGGGATGATGAGACTGACATGGTCAAGCTAGAGGAAGCTGTCCGAAGCATCAAGATGGAGGGCCTTCTGTGGGGTGCTT CCAAGCTCATGCCAGTTGGATATGGCATCAAGAAGCTCCAGATTATGATGACCATCATTGATGACCTTGTCTCTGTTGACACTCTGATTGAAGACCATCTGTGCGTCGAACCAGCGAACGAGTACATCCAGAGCTGTGACATTGTTGCCTTCAACAAAATCT AA
- the LOC123425324 gene encoding elongation factor 1-delta 1-like isoform X1 gives MAATFNVNAEAGLKKLDGYLLSRSYISGYQASKDDLAVYSEFSVAPPSTCTNVARWYNHIDALLKLSGVTAPGQGVKVLSSIVPETSTTDVAEAPAADDDDDSDVDLFGEETEEEKKAAEERAAKAKASTKKKESGKSSVLLDVKPWDDETDMVKLEEAVRSIKMEGLLWGASKLMPVGYGIKKLQIMMTIIDDLVSVDTLIEDHLCVEPANEYIQSCDIVAFNKICKFLQLV, from the exons ATGGCGGCTACCTTCAATGTTAACGCTGAGGCAGGCCTTAAAAAGCTTGATGGCTACCTTCTGTCCCGCAGCTACATCTCTGG ATACCAAGCTTCCAAGGATGACTTGGCTGTGTATTCTGAATTCTCAGTTGCTCCACCATCGACTTGCACCAATGTTGCAAGGTGGTACAATCACATTGATGCGCTCCTGAAGCTGAG TGGAGTTACTGCCCCTGGTCAAGGTGTGAAGGTTCTGTCATCAATTGTCCCTGAAACCTCAACTACTGATGTTGCTGAG GCTCCTGCagctgatgatgacgatgacagcgATGTTGACCTTTTTGGAGAGGAAaccgaagaggagaagaaggcagCTGAAGAGCGTGCTGCCAAAGCGAAGGCATCTACCAAGAAGAAAGAAT CTGGCAAGTCATCAGTTTTGCTTGATGTTAAGCCATGGGATGATGAGACTGACATGGTCAAGCTAGAGGAAGCTGTCCGAAGCATCAAGATGGAGGGCCTTCTGTGGGGTGCTT CCAAGCTCATGCCAGTTGGATATGGCATCAAGAAGCTCCAGATTATGATGACCATCATTGATGACCTTGTCTCTGTTGACACTCTGATTGAAGACCATCTGTGCGTCGAACCAGCGAACGAGTACATCCAGAGCTGTGACATTGTTGCCTTCAACAAAATCTGTAAGTTTCTCCAGCTAGTTTAA